A single region of the Streptomyces sp. NBC_01262 genome encodes:
- a CDS encoding YeiH family protein, whose amino-acid sequence MESSYAAPVKPPQRPPDRARHTYRTASAAVPGLLVAALTALAATLLGQLAPTVGGPVFGITAGAVIGPLLRRIMSPGLSQRLHPGLVVAGRQVLQASVVVLGTGLPLREVLHVGIGSLPVMLGTLAVALSGAWFIGRLLGVHREAGLLIGVGTGICGASAIAAVTAVVGAAEARVAYALGTIFTFNIASVLLYPPLGHLLGLSQQAFGLWSGTAVNDTSSVVAAAYSYGTPAGAYAVVVKLTRSLMIVPICAVLQVRQSRRRLTGHHAAGRGTWRVFPLFIVGFLAASAVATLGGIPASWHPALSAFSTFLITTSLSGIGLSLNFSQVREAGLRPLLLGAILWIAVGTASIGLQTITGRL is encoded by the coding sequence ATGGAATCGTCCTACGCCGCACCGGTCAAGCCACCGCAACGGCCCCCCGACCGCGCACGGCACACGTACCGCACAGCGAGCGCCGCAGTTCCGGGTCTGCTCGTCGCCGCGCTGACCGCCTTGGCAGCCACCCTGCTCGGCCAGCTGGCACCGACGGTGGGCGGCCCGGTGTTCGGGATCACCGCAGGCGCCGTCATCGGACCCCTGCTGCGTCGGATCATGTCACCCGGATTGTCCCAGCGTCTGCACCCGGGGTTGGTTGTGGCAGGAAGGCAGGTTCTCCAGGCCTCCGTCGTCGTCCTGGGAACCGGACTGCCCCTGCGCGAGGTACTCCACGTGGGGATCGGGTCGCTGCCGGTCATGCTGGGCACGCTGGCCGTTGCGCTGAGCGGCGCCTGGTTCATCGGCCGTTTGCTGGGGGTCCACCGAGAGGCCGGCCTGCTGATCGGGGTGGGCACAGGCATCTGCGGAGCCTCGGCGATCGCCGCGGTCACCGCCGTCGTGGGCGCGGCAGAGGCCCGCGTCGCCTACGCCCTGGGGACCATCTTCACCTTCAACATCGCCTCCGTACTGCTGTATCCCCCACTCGGGCACCTGCTCGGCCTGTCCCAGCAAGCGTTCGGGCTGTGGAGCGGAACCGCCGTCAACGACACCTCCTCCGTCGTCGCTGCTGCGTACAGCTACGGAACTCCCGCGGGCGCATACGCGGTCGTGGTCAAGCTGACCCGAAGCCTCATGATCGTGCCGATCTGCGCAGTCCTCCAAGTGCGGCAGTCCCGACGCCGGCTCACCGGGCATCACGCAGCCGGCCGCGGAACCTGGCGCGTGTTCCCTCTGTTCATCGTCGGATTCCTGGCCGCCTCGGCCGTCGCCACCCTCGGCGGAATCCCTGCCTCCTGGCACCCGGCGCTATCGGCGTTCAGCACATTCCTGATCACCACATCTCTGTCAGGGATCGGCCTGTCGCTGAATTTCTCCCAAGTGCGCGAAGCGGGACTGCGCCCCCTGCTGCTCGGCGCGATCCTCTGGATCGCCGTCGGCACGGCCAGCATCGGCCTGCAGACCATCACCGGTCGGCTCTGA
- a CDS encoding LysR family transcriptional regulator, which produces MGLPSETPELRVLDLLVSVAETGSLGQAAGRHGISQPAASMRISALERRLRLVLLERGPTGSRLTPAGSAVVEWALPVLDAARALVSGVAALHADQEGRLRVAASMTIADHRVPGWLMALRSAAPQVRVALRVGNSSQVADMVRRREADLGFVEGPRAPTGLRSRPVGDDELVVVVAPGHPWARRRQPLTLGTLAATPLILREQGSGTRDAVWELLRRAGEPAQPAAELGSTAAIKAAVTAGEAPAVLSRLVVSAELHDGRLAAVPLAEPALLRRQFRAVWLRETPPAGPAATLLALVTRR; this is translated from the coding sequence ATGGGTCTGCCGTCGGAGACGCCGGAGCTGAGGGTGCTGGATCTGCTGGTATCGGTGGCGGAGACCGGGAGTCTCGGCCAGGCCGCCGGGCGGCACGGAATCAGTCAGCCGGCGGCGAGCATGCGGATCAGCGCGTTGGAACGCCGGCTGAGGCTGGTCCTGCTCGAACGCGGTCCCACCGGGTCCCGGCTGACCCCGGCCGGGTCCGCCGTCGTGGAGTGGGCGCTGCCGGTACTCGACGCCGCCCGGGCACTGGTCAGTGGTGTCGCCGCGCTCCACGCCGATCAGGAGGGCCGGCTGCGCGTCGCCGCGTCGATGACGATCGCCGATCACCGGGTGCCCGGCTGGCTGATGGCTCTGCGCTCCGCGGCCCCGCAGGTCAGGGTCGCGTTGCGGGTAGGGAACTCGTCACAGGTCGCCGACATGGTTCGCCGCCGGGAGGCCGACCTTGGCTTCGTGGAGGGGCCGCGTGCGCCGACCGGCCTTCGCAGCCGTCCCGTCGGGGACGACGAACTGGTCGTGGTGGTCGCGCCCGGACATCCGTGGGCCCGACGTCGGCAGCCGCTGACCCTGGGGACGCTGGCCGCCACCCCGTTGATCCTGCGCGAACAGGGGTCGGGCACCCGCGATGCCGTATGGGAACTGCTCCGCAGGGCCGGTGAACCCGCGCAGCCTGCCGCGGAACTCGGTTCCACTGCCGCGATCAAGGCCGCTGTGACAGCCGGTGAGGCGCCCGCCGTGCTGAGCCGGCTTGTCGTGTCCGCCGAACTCCACGACGGGCGGCTGGCCGCCGTGCCACTGGCCGAGCCCGCGCTGCTGCGCCGGCAGTTCCGTGCCGTCTGGCTGCGCGAGACGCCTCCGGCGGGTCCGGCGGCCACACTGCTCGCGCTCGTCACCCGCCGGTGA
- a CDS encoding GntR family transcriptional regulator, with protein sequence MTGIIAGGRSAGSRVAPVRRIRDVLRTRILAGVYGTQPLPSEAQLAADFQASRNVVRDVLGLLRMEGLVDRIPGVGTFVVSRKDVQGLDRLRGLAESFDTGCDRVSNEVLLAEPVPAPPTVAERLLLDPGTEVIALERVRLLDGQPLSLDASYLPADVGRPLLEMDLARHDVFGLLEGELGLPLGAAALSIEAIAADRTVAGLLRVPEGFPLLFIERLTYTDSGRPIDLEFVRFRGDRMSLAGWLHRTPDPLLTEPSPERG encoded by the coding sequence ATGACAGGGATCATCGCTGGTGGTCGAAGTGCAGGAAGCCGTGTCGCACCGGTACGGCGCATCCGGGACGTGCTGCGCACCCGCATCCTCGCGGGCGTATACGGCACCCAGCCACTGCCCTCCGAAGCGCAGCTGGCCGCGGACTTCCAGGCCAGCCGCAACGTCGTGCGGGACGTCCTCGGGCTGCTGCGCATGGAGGGTCTGGTCGACCGTATCCCCGGAGTCGGGACGTTCGTCGTGTCGCGGAAGGACGTGCAGGGGCTGGACCGGCTGCGCGGCCTCGCCGAGAGCTTCGACACCGGCTGTGACCGGGTCTCGAACGAGGTGCTGTTGGCGGAGCCCGTGCCGGCCCCGCCCACGGTCGCCGAGCGTCTGCTGCTCGATCCGGGGACCGAGGTGATCGCCCTGGAACGGGTGCGGCTTCTGGACGGGCAGCCCCTGTCCCTGGACGCCAGCTATCTGCCGGCGGATGTCGGCCGGCCACTGCTGGAGATGGATCTGGCGCGGCACGACGTGTTCGGCCTGCTCGAAGGCGAGCTCGGTCTGCCCCTGGGCGCCGCGGCGCTGTCCATCGAGGCGATCGCCGCCGACCGCACGGTCGCCGGCCTCCTGCGGGTGCCCGAGGGCTTCCCTCTGCTGTTCATCGAGCGGCTGACGTACACCGACTCGGGCCGGCCCATCGATCTGGAGTTCGTCCGTTTCCGTGGCGACCGGATGTCCCTGGCCGGCTGGCTCCACCGCACTCCCGATCCGCTGTTGACCGAACCTTCCCCTGAGAGGGGCTGA
- a CDS encoding 4Fe-4S dicluster domain-containing protein, producing the protein MAQAANRVDVPVTIDESKCIDGCTLCVDMCPLDSLAIHPDTGKAYMHVDECWYCGPCAARCPVDAVTVDIPFLLR; encoded by the coding sequence ATGGCGCAAGCAGCGAACCGGGTGGATGTACCGGTCACGATCGACGAATCCAAGTGCATCGACGGGTGCACGCTCTGCGTGGACATGTGCCCGCTGGACTCACTGGCCATCCACCCCGACACCGGCAAGGCCTACATGCATGTCGACGAGTGCTGGTACTGCGGGCCCTGCGCGGCCCGCTGCCCGGTCGACGCCGTCACGGTCGACATCCCCTTCCTTCTGCGCTGA
- a CDS encoding ABC transporter substrate-binding protein, translating into MSSTFAFPPPDRRPVLRPVRRIRSVLAVLTVLGLGATACGTSSASDSSTVVVNMGYQSKTINTVTAGTLLRDRGTFERKLNAIGKAEGVHYKVVWQDFPSGPPLTAQMIAGKVDIGSMGDYPVLVNGSKTAQYADAASELVAVTGYNLRGSLNQVVVPTGSSAKTLADLRGKVISTSLGSAGHGMLVKALDKNGMTPSNVKLLNQDPSVGASALEGKQVAALSQFVPWPQLMVFRKQGRLLYDGGTNKVPTFHAVVTRKTFATAHPEVMRAFLESVRDTTDYLNTHPLTAALRVSKITGIEPEVVYLYNGPGGLVTFDPTIKQPLVDALAADLPFLKDLGSVKNLDLKKFIDDSYLRKVYGSSYDAVQASVKNPDKLSGQDPLCHTAVDDPGTASEVWFTGGKSTGVAATPTCLLQQIAAHHGDVRAAYVPDAKNGTRMFASAATWVLDPSRSAHSRLLPFAVAADADSYLAGHQGARELDYAAALAAS; encoded by the coding sequence ATGAGCAGCACCTTCGCCTTTCCGCCCCCGGACCGCCGTCCGGTCCTGAGACCGGTTCGCCGCATCCGGTCCGTACTCGCCGTGTTGACCGTGCTCGGGCTCGGTGCCACTGCCTGCGGCACCAGCAGCGCCTCCGACAGCTCGACTGTGGTGGTCAACATGGGCTATCAGTCCAAGACCATCAACACCGTCACCGCCGGCACCCTGTTGCGCGACCGCGGCACGTTCGAACGCAAGCTGAACGCCATCGGCAAGGCCGAGGGGGTGCACTACAAGGTCGTCTGGCAGGACTTCCCCTCGGGCCCGCCGCTGACAGCGCAGATGATCGCCGGAAAGGTCGACATCGGCTCCATGGGCGACTACCCGGTCCTGGTCAACGGGTCCAAAACCGCCCAGTACGCCGACGCCGCGTCCGAGCTGGTCGCGGTCACCGGCTACAACCTGCGCGGATCACTCAACCAGGTCGTGGTGCCCACCGGCTCCTCGGCGAAGACCCTGGCCGACCTGCGCGGCAAGGTCATCTCCACCAGTCTCGGTTCGGCCGGCCACGGCATGCTCGTCAAGGCGCTCGACAAGAACGGGATGACTCCGAGCAACGTCAAGCTGCTCAACCAGGACCCGTCGGTCGGCGCCTCCGCACTCGAGGGCAAGCAGGTGGCCGCGCTGTCCCAGTTCGTTCCCTGGCCGCAGCTGATGGTCTTCCGCAAGCAGGGCCGTCTCCTCTACGACGGCGGGACCAACAAAGTGCCCACCTTCCATGCCGTCGTCACCCGCAAGACCTTCGCCACCGCCCACCCGGAGGTGATGCGGGCATTCCTGGAGTCGGTACGGGACACCACGGACTACCTCAACACGCACCCCCTGACCGCCGCCCTGCGGGTCTCGAAGATCACCGGCATCGAACCCGAAGTGGTCTACCTCTACAACGGCCCGGGCGGCCTGGTGACCTTCGACCCGACGATCAAGCAGCCGCTGGTCGACGCCCTCGCCGCCGACCTGCCGTTCCTCAAGGACCTCGGTTCCGTCAAGAACCTGGACCTGAAGAAGTTCATCGACGACAGCTACCTGCGCAAGGTCTACGGATCCTCCTACGACGCCGTCCAGGCGAGCGTGAAGAACCCGGACAAGCTCAGCGGCCAGGACCCGCTCTGCCACACAGCGGTCGACGATCCGGGCACCGCCTCGGAGGTGTGGTTCACCGGCGGGAAGTCGACCGGGGTCGCGGCGACCCCGACGTGCCTGCTCCAGCAGATCGCCGCGCACCACGGTGACGTACGCGCCGCCTACGTACCGGACGCGAAGAACGGCACCCGGATGTTCGCCTCGGCCGCGACCTGGGTGCTCGACCCCAGCCGATCCGCGCACTCCCGGCTGCTGCCGTTCGCGGTGGCCGCCGACGCGGATTCCTACCTGGCGGGCCATCAGGGTGCCCGCGAACTCGACTACGCCGCGGCACTCGCCGCTTCGTAA
- a CDS encoding ABC transporter permease yields the protein MTTTPVSPSPLTRTGDPAAAMQPPRHGLLAGRRPLLTTGGWLRRLASVIVATVPLAAAVLVWYLLTANHVVFWLRFDKMPGPAEVFDTLRVQLASGAYYQDLLASLRRILIGFGLAAVSGVAIGIAVGRSRIVQALVRPLIEVSRPIPAIALVPLAILMFPSSEQGIVFITYFAAFFPVAVSTIHAMKTLPKVWEEAARTMGAGRLSVLAHVILPGAMPGIFSGLSVSMGVAWICVISAEMISGQFGIGYYTWQSYGLLDYSGVVVGMLSIGVLGWGTAWLVERLGARINRWLPRAAR from the coding sequence ATGACAACGACTCCCGTCTCCCCATCACCTCTGACCCGCACCGGTGACCCGGCGGCCGCCATGCAGCCGCCGCGCCACGGTCTGCTCGCCGGTCGCCGTCCGCTCCTGACGACCGGCGGATGGCTCCGCCGACTGGCCTCCGTGATCGTGGCCACGGTGCCGTTGGCCGCCGCCGTACTGGTGTGGTACCTGCTCACGGCCAACCACGTCGTCTTCTGGCTGCGCTTCGACAAGATGCCCGGCCCGGCCGAGGTGTTCGACACACTGCGGGTCCAACTCGCCTCCGGCGCCTACTACCAGGACCTGCTGGCCAGCCTGCGCCGCATCCTCATCGGGTTCGGGCTCGCCGCCGTCAGCGGTGTGGCCATCGGCATCGCCGTGGGCCGTTCCCGTATCGTGCAGGCCCTGGTCCGGCCGCTCATCGAGGTGTCCCGGCCGATCCCGGCGATCGCCCTGGTACCGCTGGCCATCCTGATGTTCCCCAGCAGCGAGCAGGGCATCGTGTTCATCACGTATTTCGCGGCGTTCTTCCCGGTCGCGGTGAGCACCATCCACGCCATGAAGACTCTGCCCAAGGTGTGGGAGGAAGCCGCGAGGACGATGGGCGCCGGCCGGTTGTCCGTACTGGCGCACGTGATACTCCCGGGAGCGATGCCCGGCATCTTCTCAGGGCTGTCGGTCTCCATGGGCGTGGCCTGGATCTGCGTGATCAGCGCCGAGATGATCTCCGGTCAGTTCGGCATCGGCTACTACACCTGGCAGTCCTACGGGCTGCTCGACTACTCGGGCGTCGTCGTCGGTATGCTGTCGATCGGTGTCCTGGGCTGGGGGACGGCATGGCTGGTGGAACGCCTGGGGGCCCGGATCAACCGCTGGCTGCCGAGGGCCGCCCGGTGA
- a CDS encoding ABC transporter ATP-binding protein translates to MSAGARVRLEGLKLAFGDMPAAEVDLEVSPGEIVVLLGPSGCGKSTILRALAGLLRPVAGRAEVDGKPVEETGATCAMVFQEDALLPWRSARRNVEYALKLRGVPRGQRRDQAEDLLAQVGLDGFSDHLPGQLSGGMRQRVQLARTLATRPRVMLMDEPFGALDAQTRSEMQQLLISVWQQYGTTILFVTHDVDEALLLADRIVLLSPRPARVRKVVGIPNPRRPGAQFEPEFARRRYEILASMGEAPSTELAASASAESV, encoded by the coding sequence GTGAGCGCCGGAGCGCGGGTCCGGCTGGAGGGGCTGAAGCTCGCCTTCGGCGACATGCCGGCCGCCGAGGTCGACCTCGAGGTGAGTCCTGGAGAGATCGTCGTTCTGCTCGGCCCTTCGGGTTGTGGAAAGTCGACCATCCTGCGCGCGTTGGCCGGGCTGCTGCGGCCGGTCGCCGGCCGGGCCGAGGTCGACGGAAAGCCGGTAGAGGAGACCGGTGCCACGTGCGCGATGGTCTTCCAGGAGGACGCCCTGCTGCCCTGGCGCTCGGCCCGGCGCAACGTGGAATACGCCCTGAAACTGAGGGGAGTGCCTCGCGGACAGCGGCGGGACCAGGCCGAGGACCTGCTGGCCCAGGTCGGGCTGGACGGGTTCTCCGACCATCTGCCCGGCCAGTTGTCGGGAGGCATGAGGCAACGCGTCCAGCTCGCCCGGACCCTGGCCACCCGCCCCCGGGTGATGCTGATGGACGAGCCGTTCGGCGCCCTCGACGCCCAGACCCGCTCGGAGATGCAGCAACTACTGATCTCCGTCTGGCAGCAGTACGGAACCACGATCCTGTTCGTCACCCACGACGTCGACGAGGCGCTGCTGCTGGCCGACAGGATCGTGCTGCTCAGCCCACGCCCGGCCAGAGTCCGCAAGGTCGTCGGCATACCCAACCCGCGGCGCCCCGGTGCCCAGTTCGAACCCGAATTCGCCCGTCGCCGCTACGAGATCCTGGCCTCAATGGGCGAGGCCCCGTCCACTGAGCTCGCCGCCTCCGCTTCCGCCGAGAGCGTCTGA
- the fdxA gene encoding ferredoxin yields the protein MTFVIGAACVDVMDRACVDECPADCIYVGERMAYINPEECIDCSACEPVCPVEAITMEEDVAPDEAVFVTENARFFSDILPGRAEPLGSPGGAAGLGPVGVDTPFVQGYTAP from the coding sequence ATGACCTTCGTCATCGGGGCCGCCTGCGTCGACGTCATGGACCGTGCCTGCGTCGACGAGTGCCCGGCGGACTGCATCTACGTCGGGGAACGCATGGCCTACATCAATCCCGAGGAGTGCATCGACTGCAGCGCGTGCGAACCCGTCTGCCCCGTCGAGGCGATCACCATGGAAGAGGACGTCGCACCGGACGAGGCGGTCTTCGTCACCGAGAACGCACGCTTCTTCTCCGACATCCTGCCCGGACGGGCCGAGCCGCTGGGCTCGCCCGGCGGCGCAGCCGGGCTCGGTCCGGTCGGCGTCGACACCCCCTTCGTCCAGGGTTACACCGCACCATGA